The following proteins are encoded in a genomic region of Nycticebus coucang isolate mNycCou1 chromosome 17, mNycCou1.pri, whole genome shotgun sequence:
- the FGFR4 gene encoding fibroblast growth factor receptor 4 isoform X1, giving the protein MPVSGPSPPPPPRAEWSLSGQQLRVIGLRTQVVRSGQLKGGNKTPASLQPVVLEELPFLQSKGGSQSLGSPAWIPESRRKEMRLLLALLGVLLGVPGAPTLSLEASEEVELEPCLAPSLEQQEQELTMALGQPVRLCCGRAERGGHWYKEGSRLAPAGRVRGWRGRLEIASFLPEDAGHYLCLARGSMFVLHNLTLVTNDSLTSSSDDEDSKAHNGYIYPQQAPYWTHPQRMEKKLHAVPAGNTVKFRCPAAGNPMPTIHWLKDGQDFHGENRIGGIRLRHRHWSLVMESVVPSDRGTYTCLVENSLGSIRYSYLLDVLERSPHRPILQAGLPANTTAVVGSDVELLCKVYSDAQPHIQWLKHIVINGSSFGADGFPYVQVLKTADINSSEVEVLYLRNVSAEDAGEYTCLAGNSIGLSYQSAWLTVLPEEDLTWTAVAPEARYTDIILYASGSLALAVLLLLAGLYRGQALHSRHPRQPATVQKLSRFPLARQVLCPSPTPCPRLTPAGRTKSPTLQFSLESGSSGKSSSSLVRGVRLSSSGPPLLAGLVSLDLPLDPLWEFPRDRLVLGKPLGEGCFGQVVCAEAFGMDPARPDQASTVAVKMLKDNSSDKDLADLISEMEVMKLIGRHKNIINLLGVCTQEGPLYVIVECAAKGNLREFLRARRPPGPDLSPDGPRSSEGPLSFPALVSCAYQVARGMQYLESRKCIHRDLAARNVLVTEDNVMKIADFGLARGIHHIDYYKKTSNGRLPVKWMAPEALFDRVYTHQSDVWSFGILLWEIFTLGGSPYPGIPVEELFSLLREGHRMDRPPHCPPELYGLMRECWHAAPSQRPTFKQLVEALDKVLLAVSEEYLDLRLTFGPCSPSGGDASSTCSSSDSVFSHDPLPLGPSSFPFSGVQT; this is encoded by the exons ATGCCAGTGTCAGGCCCttcgcccccccccccaccccgtgcCGAGTGGTCGCTTAGCGGTCAGCAGCTACGAGTGATCGGACTAAGGACTCAGGTTGTGAGGTCAGGACAGCTTAAGGGAGGGAATAAAACCCCTGCTTCTCTTCAACCCGTTGTCCTGGAAGAGCTACCCTTCCTGCAGAGCAAAGGAG GAAGCCAGTCATTGGGAAGTCCAGCCTGGATCCCTGAGAGCCGCAGGAAGGAGATGCGGCTGCTGTTGGCACTCTTGGGGGTCCTGCTGGGTGTACCTGGGGCTCCAACTTTGTCGCTTGAGGCCTCTGAGGAAGTGGAACTGG AGCCCTGCCTGGCTCCCAGCCTGGAGCAGCAAGAGCAGGAGCTGACCATGGCCCTTGGGCAGCCTGTGCGGCTGTGCTGTGGGAGGGCTGAGCGTGGTGGACACTGGTACAAGGAGGGCAGTCGCTTGGCACCTGCCGGCCGGGTACGGGGCTGGAGGGGCCGCCTGGAGATTGCCAGCTTCCTACCTGAGGATGCTGGCCACTATCTCTGCCTGGCACGAGGCTCCATGTTTGTCTTGCACAATCTTACCTTGGTTACAAATG ACTCCTTGACCTCCAGCAGTGATGATGAGGACTCCAAAGCCCATAATGGGTATATTTACCCCCAGCAAG CACCCTATTGGACACACCCCCAGCGCATGGAGAAGAAACTACATGCAGTGCCTGCTGGGAACACTGTCAAGTTCCGCTGTCCAGCTGCAGGTAATCCCATGCCCACCATCCACTGGCTCAAAGATGGACAGGACTTTCATGGAGAAAATCGCATTGGAGGCATTCGG ctACGCCACCGGCACTGGAGTCTGGTGATGGAAAGCGTTGTGCCATCAGACCGTGGCACATATACCTGCCTTGTGGAGAACTCTTTGGGCAGCATCCGCTACAGCTATCTACTGGATGTGCTGG AGCGGTCCCCGCACCGGCCCATCCTGCAAGCAGGGCTCCCAGCCAACACCACAGCTGTGGTGGGCAGTGACGTGGAGCTGCTGTGCAAGGTGTACAGTGATGCCCAGCCCCACATCCAGTGGCTCAAGCACATCGTCATCAACGGCAGCAGCTTTGGCGCTGATGGCTTCCCCTACGTGCAAGTCCTGAAG ACTGCAGACATCAATAGCTCAGAGGTAGAAGTCCTGTACCTACGGAACGTGTCAGCCGAGGATGCAGGCGAGTACACCTGCTTGGCAGGCAATTCCATCGGCCTCTCCTACCAGTCAGCTTGGCTCACAGTGCTGCCAG AGGAGGACCTTACATGGACAGCAGTGGCGCCTGAGGCCAGGTACACGGATATCATCCTGTATGCATCAGGCTCCCTGGCTTTGGCTGTGCTCCTACTGCTGGCTGGGCTGTATCGAGGGCAGGCACTCCACAGCCGGCATCCCCGTCAACCTGCCACAGTGCAGAAGTTGTCCCGCTTCCCTCTGGCCCGGCAGGTACTAtgcccatcccccaccccttGTCCTCGCCTGACTCCAGCAGGCAGAACCAAGTCTCCCACTTTGCAGTTCTCCCTGGAATCAGGCTCCTCGGGTAAGTCAAGCTCCTCCCTGGTGCGAGGCGTCCGTCTCTCCTCCAGCGGTCCTCCCTTGCTGGCTGGCCTTGTGAGTCTAGACCTACCTCTCGACCCACTGTGGGAGTTCCCCCGGGACAG GTTGGTTCTTGGGAAGCCCCTAGGCGAGGGCTGCTTCGGGCAGGTTGTGTGTGCAGAGGCCTTCGGCATGGACCCTGCCCGACCTGACCAAGCCAGCACTGTGGCTGTCAAGATGCTCAAGG ATAATTCCTCCGACAAGGACTTGGCGGACCTCATCTCTGAGATGGAGGTGATGAAGCTGATTGGCCGACACAAGAATATCATCAACCTGCTGGGTGTCTGCACCCAAGAAG GGCCCCTGTACGTGATTGTGGAGTGTGCTGCCAAGGGAAACCTGCGGGAGTTCCTGAGGGCCCGGCGTCCCCCAGGCCCTGACCTCAGCCCTGATGGACCTCGGAGCAGCGAGGGGCCACTCTCCTTCCCAGCCCTTGTCTCTTGTGCCTACCAGGTGGCCCGAGGCATGCAGTATTTGGAGTCACGGAAG TGCATCCACCGGGACCTGGCTGCCCGCAATGTgctggtgacagaggacaatgtGATGAAGATTGCTGACTTTGGGCTGGCCCGAGGCATCCACCACATTGACTACTATAAGAAAACCAGCAAT GGACGCCTGCCTGTCAAGTGGATGGCGCCTGAGGCCTTATTTGACCGAGTGTACACACACCAGAGTGACGT GTGGTCTTTTGGGATCCTGTTGTGGGAGATCTTCACCCTTGGGGGCTCCCCGTATCCTGGCATCCCTGTGGAAGAGCTGTTCTCACTGCTACGGGAAGGACATCGGATGGACCGGCCCCCACACTGCCCACCAGAGCT GTATGGGCTGATGCGTGAGTGCTGGCATGCTGCACCCTCTCAGAGACCCACTTTCAAGCAGCTGGTGGAGGCACTGGACAAGGTCCTGCTAGCTGTCTCTGAGGAG TACTTGGATCTTCGCCTGACCTTTGGACCCTGCTCCCCCTCTGGTGGAGATGCCAGCAGTACCTGCTCCTCCAGCGATTCTGTCTTCAGCCATGACCCCCTGCCACTGGGGCCCAGCTCGTTCCCCTTCTCTGGGGTTCAGACATGA
- the FGFR4 gene encoding fibroblast growth factor receptor 4 isoform X2, giving the protein MPVSGPSPPPPPRAEWSLSGQQLRVIGLRTQVVRSGQLKGGNKTPASLQPVVLEELPFLQSKGGSQSLGSPAWIPESRRKEMRLLLALLGVLLGVPGAPTLSLEASEEVELEPCLAPSLEQQEQELTMALGQPVRLCCGRAERGGHWYKEGSRLAPAGRVRGWRGRLEIASFLPEDAGHYLCLARGSMFVLHNLTLVTNDSLTSSSDDEDSKAHNGYIYPQQAPYWTHPQRMEKKLHAVPAGNTVKFRCPAAGNPMPTIHWLKDGQDFHGENRIGGIRLRHRHWSLVMESVVPSDRGTYTCLVENSLGSIRYSYLLDVLERSPHRPILQAGLPANTTAVVGSDVELLCKVYSDAQPHIQWLKHIVINGSSFGADGFPYVQVLKTADINSSEVEVLYLRNVSAEDAGEYTCLAGNSIGLSYQSAWLTVLPEEDLTWTAVAPEARYTDIILYASGSLALAVLLLLAGLYRGQALHSRHPRQPATVQKLSRFPLARQFSLESGSSGKSSSSLVRGVRLSSSGPPLLAGLVSLDLPLDPLWEFPRDRLVLGKPLGEGCFGQVVCAEAFGMDPARPDQASTVAVKMLKDNSSDKDLADLISEMEVMKLIGRHKNIINLLGVCTQEGPLYVIVECAAKGNLREFLRARRPPGPDLSPDGPRSSEGPLSFPALVSCAYQVARGMQYLESRKCIHRDLAARNVLVTEDNVMKIADFGLARGIHHIDYYKKTSNGRLPVKWMAPEALFDRVYTHQSDVWSFGILLWEIFTLGGSPYPGIPVEELFSLLREGHRMDRPPHCPPELYGLMRECWHAAPSQRPTFKQLVEALDKVLLAVSEEYLDLRLTFGPCSPSGGDASSTCSSSDSVFSHDPLPLGPSSFPFSGVQT; this is encoded by the exons ATGCCAGTGTCAGGCCCttcgcccccccccccaccccgtgcCGAGTGGTCGCTTAGCGGTCAGCAGCTACGAGTGATCGGACTAAGGACTCAGGTTGTGAGGTCAGGACAGCTTAAGGGAGGGAATAAAACCCCTGCTTCTCTTCAACCCGTTGTCCTGGAAGAGCTACCCTTCCTGCAGAGCAAAGGAG GAAGCCAGTCATTGGGAAGTCCAGCCTGGATCCCTGAGAGCCGCAGGAAGGAGATGCGGCTGCTGTTGGCACTCTTGGGGGTCCTGCTGGGTGTACCTGGGGCTCCAACTTTGTCGCTTGAGGCCTCTGAGGAAGTGGAACTGG AGCCCTGCCTGGCTCCCAGCCTGGAGCAGCAAGAGCAGGAGCTGACCATGGCCCTTGGGCAGCCTGTGCGGCTGTGCTGTGGGAGGGCTGAGCGTGGTGGACACTGGTACAAGGAGGGCAGTCGCTTGGCACCTGCCGGCCGGGTACGGGGCTGGAGGGGCCGCCTGGAGATTGCCAGCTTCCTACCTGAGGATGCTGGCCACTATCTCTGCCTGGCACGAGGCTCCATGTTTGTCTTGCACAATCTTACCTTGGTTACAAATG ACTCCTTGACCTCCAGCAGTGATGATGAGGACTCCAAAGCCCATAATGGGTATATTTACCCCCAGCAAG CACCCTATTGGACACACCCCCAGCGCATGGAGAAGAAACTACATGCAGTGCCTGCTGGGAACACTGTCAAGTTCCGCTGTCCAGCTGCAGGTAATCCCATGCCCACCATCCACTGGCTCAAAGATGGACAGGACTTTCATGGAGAAAATCGCATTGGAGGCATTCGG ctACGCCACCGGCACTGGAGTCTGGTGATGGAAAGCGTTGTGCCATCAGACCGTGGCACATATACCTGCCTTGTGGAGAACTCTTTGGGCAGCATCCGCTACAGCTATCTACTGGATGTGCTGG AGCGGTCCCCGCACCGGCCCATCCTGCAAGCAGGGCTCCCAGCCAACACCACAGCTGTGGTGGGCAGTGACGTGGAGCTGCTGTGCAAGGTGTACAGTGATGCCCAGCCCCACATCCAGTGGCTCAAGCACATCGTCATCAACGGCAGCAGCTTTGGCGCTGATGGCTTCCCCTACGTGCAAGTCCTGAAG ACTGCAGACATCAATAGCTCAGAGGTAGAAGTCCTGTACCTACGGAACGTGTCAGCCGAGGATGCAGGCGAGTACACCTGCTTGGCAGGCAATTCCATCGGCCTCTCCTACCAGTCAGCTTGGCTCACAGTGCTGCCAG AGGAGGACCTTACATGGACAGCAGTGGCGCCTGAGGCCAGGTACACGGATATCATCCTGTATGCATCAGGCTCCCTGGCTTTGGCTGTGCTCCTACTGCTGGCTGGGCTGTATCGAGGGCAGGCACTCCACAGCCGGCATCCCCGTCAACCTGCCACAGTGCAGAAGTTGTCCCGCTTCCCTCTGGCCCGGCAG TTCTCCCTGGAATCAGGCTCCTCGGGTAAGTCAAGCTCCTCCCTGGTGCGAGGCGTCCGTCTCTCCTCCAGCGGTCCTCCCTTGCTGGCTGGCCTTGTGAGTCTAGACCTACCTCTCGACCCACTGTGGGAGTTCCCCCGGGACAG GTTGGTTCTTGGGAAGCCCCTAGGCGAGGGCTGCTTCGGGCAGGTTGTGTGTGCAGAGGCCTTCGGCATGGACCCTGCCCGACCTGACCAAGCCAGCACTGTGGCTGTCAAGATGCTCAAGG ATAATTCCTCCGACAAGGACTTGGCGGACCTCATCTCTGAGATGGAGGTGATGAAGCTGATTGGCCGACACAAGAATATCATCAACCTGCTGGGTGTCTGCACCCAAGAAG GGCCCCTGTACGTGATTGTGGAGTGTGCTGCCAAGGGAAACCTGCGGGAGTTCCTGAGGGCCCGGCGTCCCCCAGGCCCTGACCTCAGCCCTGATGGACCTCGGAGCAGCGAGGGGCCACTCTCCTTCCCAGCCCTTGTCTCTTGTGCCTACCAGGTGGCCCGAGGCATGCAGTATTTGGAGTCACGGAAG TGCATCCACCGGGACCTGGCTGCCCGCAATGTgctggtgacagaggacaatgtGATGAAGATTGCTGACTTTGGGCTGGCCCGAGGCATCCACCACATTGACTACTATAAGAAAACCAGCAAT GGACGCCTGCCTGTCAAGTGGATGGCGCCTGAGGCCTTATTTGACCGAGTGTACACACACCAGAGTGACGT GTGGTCTTTTGGGATCCTGTTGTGGGAGATCTTCACCCTTGGGGGCTCCCCGTATCCTGGCATCCCTGTGGAAGAGCTGTTCTCACTGCTACGGGAAGGACATCGGATGGACCGGCCCCCACACTGCCCACCAGAGCT GTATGGGCTGATGCGTGAGTGCTGGCATGCTGCACCCTCTCAGAGACCCACTTTCAAGCAGCTGGTGGAGGCACTGGACAAGGTCCTGCTAGCTGTCTCTGAGGAG TACTTGGATCTTCGCCTGACCTTTGGACCCTGCTCCCCCTCTGGTGGAGATGCCAGCAGTACCTGCTCCTCCAGCGATTCTGTCTTCAGCCATGACCCCCTGCCACTGGGGCCCAGCTCGTTCCCCTTCTCTGGGGTTCAGACATGA